In the Nitrospirota bacterium genome, TTTCTTTGTACAAGTTATTTACAATCTTTGACTGAACGGGAATACCTATCCCTTTTACTATCTCCTCTGCTTGTCTTATATCAACATCTTTTTGTAACATTACTCTGCTCCCCTCTTAAACCTTTGTATTTTAACTGCTACGCCGTTTAACAAAGACATTTCTATCAACCCGACTGCCTACACGATGTTACTTGCATAGACTATTTTAACTTAAATATGACATTTAGCGCTACAGAATAAAAGTTAACAGAATTTGCATTGGTGGGAATTAAACAGCGGAGGAGATTTTCAGAGGAGTAGCTTATTGTCTGACCAAACCGTAAGTTTCAAGCAATGCTGACAGTTTTCTGGTATCAACAGGTTTTGTGAGGTAATGGTTACATCTGTTTAGACCGCGGTAGTAGGAGTCAAGTACGTCTTTGGGAGCATCCAAAGACGTAGTCATGATGATTTTCACCTCTTCATCGGGTGTTATTCCCATAGCTTTTTCTTTAGTTCTGATTTTTTGCAGTGCTGACACCCCGTCCATATCAGGCATCATGATATCAAGACATATAAGGTCATACCCATAGCCCTCATCTATTGCCATCATGTAAGCCTCCACTGCCTCGGCTCCGTTAACAGTAACATCAACCTCTCCGTAAGATGAAAGAAAGTGTCTAAGCAACGTGCGGCTTGTAAAATCATCATCAGCTATCAGTATTCTCATATTACCTCTCTCCTTTAATTGTAGCATGGGATTGTATTTATTTTCACGTTTTAGTAAATTCACCTCGTTATATTCCATTTTTATATAATCGGTTGTTTGTGTGTTTTTATTAACATCAGATTCTCTAAAGCTTTGGAAATATGTATTAATCAGAGTTAAGTTTGAGGTTTTTGTGAAACTCGGGCTCGTAGTTCCCTGAAAACATGCCATTACCACACTTAAACATGTTGCTTGTGTGCCGGTTGTGCCAAATTCTCCTGTTGCCGTAAAAGCCAGTGTGCCTGCGTATGATGTCGAATTTGCATCCGGTACATCTGATGCTATTGTGGCTGTTGTTGAGCCAAAGCTGACTGTCTGCTGATAAAAAGTCATCTGCTTGGTTGTGTTTGCAGCTATTGTTGATAAACTATATTCATAAATTTAGTGACCGACTACAATACTCTTTCCGCCGGAGCCCGCCGTACTGTTATTCTGACAAACATAACCGGCTAAATTGCGTTTTGGGTTAGTTATACCCTGAAAACAGCTTACCGTTACGTTAGTGCAGTTTAACGCAGTTCCGGTTGAATAAATTGACAACACAGCGCCATAAGAATAAGCGCTTCCGCTCAATTCCCAACTTCTGTTAGCAAGATAGGTAAAATTGCTGTTTACCTCACTGGATTTAGCCGTTGTGCCTGCCCCTACAACAAACGTGTCTGATAGACTGCGCCTTGGCGTTAGACAGAACACTATTTCTCCATCATCCGTAAATGGCAGACCTTTATGCGGAACTGGTTTTTCTTTTTTTGCAGTGTGGTTTTTTATCAAATCTGGCGTGTAAAGGAAAGAAAAGGCCACAGTCGCCTTAATCTGTCCCTTTTAATAGACTTCATCGTGAGAGCCGATGTTGAGAAGATGAACAGTGTCTTGCGTTATTTTGAATACTATTCGGATGTCGTGGGTAACAGAGCAGGCGTATTTGCCATTTAAGTTAGCAGATAAAGCATGGGTTTTAAGGGAAGCGTCAAAAGGGTCTGATGCTATTTTCTCTGTAAAATTATATATGGAGTCTGGAGGTTTGGGTTTTTCTTTAAAAGTTTTTTAGCCTTAATCATCATCGGCATTAAGGATAGCTTCCATAAGTTCTTTTGCCGAATTACAAACAACGTAATCAGGATCGGCTTCAGCGGCAAGCGTTTCCTCAACGAAAGCCTGATGCTTACGCTCTTTTTCAGCAAGGAATGCTATAAAATCAGACACTTCTTTAATCCGTTCTCTGGAAAGTCCACTTAGCATCTCCTGAATACGTTCAACATCAGGATTTACTTCTATTACGGTTTCTATCATGTTATATTTTAAAATTTTTTGAAGTAAATGGTAAAGGATCACGAAGGAGAATTGTAATATAAAAAAAAGCACAAACAATAGAATAAAACACGAAAAACTTAGATAATTGACAAAACCACTCCTGTTGTGTTTAAATGGGAGACCTTTAAAGGATGGTCCCGTGAGGCTGGCAAGGTAGTGAATCTGAACTCCATCCTGAAACTTTATCAAAGGAGCAAACCATCATTTGAAACGTGAACTTTTAACTAAACAGGACATTACCAGAATTCTTTTGCGTATAGCTCACGAAATAGCAGAAAGAAACAAAGGTTGTGAGGGGCTATGTCTGGTGGGGATTCAAAGAGGCGGAGTCGATCTGGCAAAAAGGCTTGCCGAGGCAATTAAAAACATCGAAAACACGGTCGTGCCGGTTGCAGCCCTTGATATTTCATTTTACCGTGATGATCTCAATATCAAAAAGACTCATCCTATTGTCAAAAAAACTGAGATGCCATTTGATATAAAT is a window encoding:
- a CDS encoding response regulator; amino-acid sequence: MRILIADDDFTSRTLLRHFLSSYGEVDVTVNGAEAVEAYMMAIDEGYGYDLICLDIMMPDMDGVSALQKIRTKEKAMGITPDEEVKIIMTTSLDAPKDVLDSYYRGLNRCNHYLTKPVDTRKLSALLETYGLVRQ
- the pyrR gene encoding bifunctional pyr operon transcriptional regulator/uracil phosphoribosyltransferase PyrR, whose protein sequence is MKRELLTKQDITRILLRIAHEIAERNKGCEGLCLVGIQRGGVDLAKRLAEAIKNIENTVVPVAALDISFYRDDLNIKKTHPIVKKTEMPFDINNKKIVLVDDVIYTGRSIRAALDALMDFGRPAQVQLAVLIDRGHRELPIRADYVGKNIPTSKTEQIKVLLIERGHDKDAVVIQRVE